In a genomic window of Pangasianodon hypophthalmus isolate fPanHyp1 chromosome 1, fPanHyp1.pri, whole genome shotgun sequence:
- the popdc3 gene encoding popeye domain-containing protein 3, protein MEPGMLLEQNDSSLSAVPLAHPLCSEWRRDPEGSVFHLANILLVLGFMGGSGFYGLIYMFSLMSLGFLCYSFWAWSNPCTTDSFSWAFVLFVISVAQVVHVAYRLRSVTFEKDFQDLYGCMFQKLGVSLSHFAKIVSCCEQEIHTIEKEHYFAVEGKTPIDKLSVLLSGRIRVTVNGEFLHYIYPFQFLDSPEWDSLRPSEEGVFQVTLRADDPCRYVAWRRKKLYLLFAKHRYIAKIFALVVRNDIADKLYSLNDRALDAHGFRYDMRLPSFCHTPQAPLEKPHTS, encoded by the exons ATGGAGCCTGGGATGCTTCTGGAGCAGAATGACTCTAGTTTGAGCGCGGTGCCACTGGCACATCCGCTGTGCTCAGAATGGAGGAGAGACCCCGAAGGATCTGTTTTTCACCTCGCTAATATCCTGCTGGTGCTGGGCTTCATGGGCGGTAGTGGATTTTACGGATTGATCTACATGTTTAGTCTGATGTCGCTCGGGTTTTTGTGCTACTCCTTTTGGGCATGGTCCAATCCGTGCACCACGGACTCCTTCTCCTGGGCTTTTGTCCTCTTTGTCATTTCTGTTGCTCAGGTCGTCCATGTCGCGTACCGCCTGCGGAGTGTGACTTTCGAGAAGGATTTCCAGGATCTCTATGGATGCATGTTCCAAAAGTTGGGAGTGTCTCTCAGTCACTTCGCCAAGATCGTCTCTTGTTGCGAGCAGGAAATCCATACTATTGAAAAAGAGCACTATTTTGCAGTCGAGGGCAAAACTCCTATCGATAAACTGTCTGTTCTGCTCTCCGGGAG AATCCGTGTTACAGTGAATGGAGAATTTCTACACTACATCTACCCTTTCCAGTTCTTGGATTCACCTGAGTGGGATTCACTCAGACCGTCGGAGGAGGGAGTTTTCCAG gtTACACTAAGAGCAGATGATCCCTGCAGGTATGTGGCTTGGAGACGCAAGAAGTTATATCTGCTCTTCGCCAAACACCGATACATCGCCAAGATATTCGCACTGGTGGTGCGCAATGACATCGCCGATAAGCTGTACTCTCTGAACGACAGAGCTCTGGACGCACACGGCTTCCGCTATGATATGCGTTTACCCAGCTTCTGCCACACGCCACAGGCACCGCTAGAAAAACCACACACCAGCTAG
- the bves gene encoding blood vessel epicardial substance isoform X1: MSAMPDLTMTMTPLDLSVTPIYGNSAMAENVTSCQEWEKAHHLLFHLGNLSLVVGLLIPTTVGLHMILLRLLLMTGCCLFITWAALYRCTLDVMVWNAVFLIVNFMHFFYLLYKRRPIKIDRELRSVYKRMFEPLHVREALFQRLTGQFCTIQTLKKGQVYAAEDKTSVDERLSILLKGKMKVSYRGHFLHNIYTNAFIDSPEFRSTQMNRGEKFQVTITAEENCKYLCWSRERLTYFLESDSFLNEVFRYLIGKDITNKLYSLNDPTLSDKAVKKMERQPSLCSQLSMMQMRNSMASTSDTDDVLNQILRGGSGGSSIQKNPLSKPSTTMKPIEETMEDDVFEAYSANDSQNSPEPV; encoded by the exons ATGTCAGCCATGCCAGATTTAACCATGACCATGACCCCACTGGACTTAAGTGTGACACCAATCTATGGTAACTCAGCGATGGCAGAAAATGTCACATCGTGTCAGGAGTGGGAGAAAGCTCATCACCTCCTCTTCCATCTGGGCAACCTGAGTTTAGTTGTGGGCCTGCTCATTCCCACCACTGTGGGCCTGCACATGATCCTCCTCAGACTTCTCCTGATGACAG GCTGCTGCTTGTTTATAACCTGGGCTGCTCTGTACAGGTGCACGCTAGATGTGATGGTTTGGAATGCCGTCTTTCTCATAGTCAACTTCATGCATTTCTTCTACTTGCTGTACAAACGCAGACCT ATTAAGATTGACCGGGAGCTGAGATCAGTGTATAAGCGGATGTTTGAACCCCTGCATGTACGTGAAGCTTTGTTCCAGAGGCTCACTGGTCAGTTCTGCACCATCCAGACCCTTAAGAAAGGCCAAGTGTACGCTGCCGAGGATAAGACCTCTGTGGATGAGCGTCTCAGCATTCTCCTGAAGGGGAA AATGAAGGTGTCATATCGTGGCCATTTTCTTCACAACATTTACACCAATGCCTTTATTGACTCTCCTGAGTTCAGATCAACACAGATGAACAGGGGAGAAAAGTTCCAG GTGACAATCACAGCTGAGGAAAACTGCAAATACCTGTGCTGGTCTAGAGAGAGGCTGACTTACTTTCTGGAGTCTGACTCATTTCTGAACGAGGTGTTCAGGTACCTCATCGGCAAGGACATTACTAACAAGCTGTACTCCCTGAATGACCCCACTCTTAGTGACAAG GCGGTAAAGAAGATGGAAAGGCAGCCGAGTTTGTGCTCTCAGCTCTCCATGATGCAGATGAGAAACAGCATGGCCAGTACCAGTGACACAGATGACGTGCTTAATCAGATTCTGAGAGGCGGATCAGGCGGTTCATCAATCC aaaaaaatccacTCAGCAAGCCCTCCACGACTATGAAACCAATCGAAGAAACCATGGAAGATGATGTTTTTGAAGCGTACTCAGCTAATGACTCCCAAAACAGCCCAGAACCGGTGTAG
- the bves gene encoding blood vessel epicardial substance isoform X2 — MSAMPDLTMTMTPLDLSVTPIYGNSAMAENVTSCQEWEKAHHLLFHLGNLSLVVGLLIPTTVGLHMILLRLLLMTGCCLFITWAALYRCTLDVMVWNAVFLIVNFMHFFYLLYKRRPIKIDRELRSVYKRMFEPLHVREALFQRLTGQFCTIQTLKKGQVYAAEDKTSVDERLSILLKGKMKVSYRGHFLHNIYTNAFIDSPEFRSTQMNRGEKFQVTITAEENCKYLCWSRERLTYFLESDSFLNEVFRYLIGKDITNKLYSLNDPTLSDKAVKKMERQPSLCSQLSMMQMRNSMASTSDTDDVLNQILRGGSGGSSIPLTSDRT, encoded by the exons ATGTCAGCCATGCCAGATTTAACCATGACCATGACCCCACTGGACTTAAGTGTGACACCAATCTATGGTAACTCAGCGATGGCAGAAAATGTCACATCGTGTCAGGAGTGGGAGAAAGCTCATCACCTCCTCTTCCATCTGGGCAACCTGAGTTTAGTTGTGGGCCTGCTCATTCCCACCACTGTGGGCCTGCACATGATCCTCCTCAGACTTCTCCTGATGACAG GCTGCTGCTTGTTTATAACCTGGGCTGCTCTGTACAGGTGCACGCTAGATGTGATGGTTTGGAATGCCGTCTTTCTCATAGTCAACTTCATGCATTTCTTCTACTTGCTGTACAAACGCAGACCT ATTAAGATTGACCGGGAGCTGAGATCAGTGTATAAGCGGATGTTTGAACCCCTGCATGTACGTGAAGCTTTGTTCCAGAGGCTCACTGGTCAGTTCTGCACCATCCAGACCCTTAAGAAAGGCCAAGTGTACGCTGCCGAGGATAAGACCTCTGTGGATGAGCGTCTCAGCATTCTCCTGAAGGGGAA AATGAAGGTGTCATATCGTGGCCATTTTCTTCACAACATTTACACCAATGCCTTTATTGACTCTCCTGAGTTCAGATCAACACAGATGAACAGGGGAGAAAAGTTCCAG GTGACAATCACAGCTGAGGAAAACTGCAAATACCTGTGCTGGTCTAGAGAGAGGCTGACTTACTTTCTGGAGTCTGACTCATTTCTGAACGAGGTGTTCAGGTACCTCATCGGCAAGGACATTACTAACAAGCTGTACTCCCTGAATGACCCCACTCTTAGTGACAAG GCGGTAAAGAAGATGGAAAGGCAGCCGAGTTTGTGCTCTCAGCTCTCCATGATGCAGATGAGAAACAGCATGGCCAGTACCAGTGACACAGATGACGTGCTTAATCAGATTCTGAGAGGCGGATCAGGCGGTTCATCAATCC CTCTGACCTCAGATCGCACCTGA
- the LOC113533753 gene encoding protein lin-28 homolog A isoform X2 yields the protein MAEGGVGNGGGSLRPEAQEGTGSSPMHGSGHCKWFNVRMGFGFISMTNRGGTPLDPPLDVFVHQSKLHMEGFRSLKEGEEVEFTFKKSSKGLECVRVTGPGGVYCVGSEKRPKGKNMQQKRKPKGDRCYNCGGLDHHAKECGLPPQPKKCHYCQSASHMVAHCPHKSPSATQGRCSLEPPSSSSIQSPSPQRASYTSQDSSTLSKASGSPKEHTPKAASSQRKKRKK from the exons ATGGCCGAAG GAGGAGTGGGGAATGGTGGAGGGAGCCTTCGTCCCGAGGCGCAGGAAGGCACTGGCTCCTCGCCCATGCACGGCTCAGGCCACTGTAAGTGGTTTAATGTACGAATGGGCTTTGGATTCATATCGATGACAAATCGCGGAGGAACTCCTCTTGATCCTCCATTGGACGTATTTGTTCACCAA AGTAAGCTGCACATGGAGGGGTTTCGGAGTCTGAAGGAAGGTGAGGAGGTTGAGTTCACGTTCAAGAAGTCCTCCAAGGGcctggagtgtgtgagggtgacCGGGCCTGGAGGAGTGTACTGCGTCGGCAGCGAGAAGAGACCTAAAGGGAAAAACATGCAGCAAAAACGAAAGCCAAAGGGAGAccg CTGTTATAACTGTGGTGGTCTGGACCATCATGCCAAAGAGTGTGGCCTCCCTCCTCAACCCAAGAAGTGCCACTACTGCCAGAGTGCCTCCCATATGGTGGCACACTGTCCTCACAAATCGCCCTCGGCCACTCAGGGAAGATGCAGCTTAGAGCCACCCAGCTCGAGCTCTATCCAAAGCCCAAGTCCTCAAAGAGCCTCGTACACATCTCAGGACAGCTCCACCCTTAGCAAAGCCTCCGGCTCTCCCAAGGAGCACACACCAAAAGCTGCCTCatcacaaagaaaaaagaggaaaaaatga
- the LOC113533753 gene encoding protein lin-28 homolog A isoform X1, translating to MAEGGVGNGGGSLRPEAQEGTGSSPMHGSGHCKWFNVRMGFGFISMTNRGGTPLDPPLDVFVHQSKLHMEGFRSLKEGEEVEFTFKKSSKGLECVRVTGPGGVYCVGSEKRPKGKNMQQKRKPKGDRSCYNCGGLDHHAKECGLPPQPKKCHYCQSASHMVAHCPHKSPSATQGRCSLEPPSSSSIQSPSPQRASYTSQDSSTLSKASGSPKEHTPKAASSQRKKRKK from the exons ATGGCCGAAG GAGGAGTGGGGAATGGTGGAGGGAGCCTTCGTCCCGAGGCGCAGGAAGGCACTGGCTCCTCGCCCATGCACGGCTCAGGCCACTGTAAGTGGTTTAATGTACGAATGGGCTTTGGATTCATATCGATGACAAATCGCGGAGGAACTCCTCTTGATCCTCCATTGGACGTATTTGTTCACCAA AGTAAGCTGCACATGGAGGGGTTTCGGAGTCTGAAGGAAGGTGAGGAGGTTGAGTTCACGTTCAAGAAGTCCTCCAAGGGcctggagtgtgtgagggtgacCGGGCCTGGAGGAGTGTACTGCGTCGGCAGCGAGAAGAGACCTAAAGGGAAAAACATGCAGCAAAAACGAAAGCCAAAGGGAGAccg CAGCTGTTATAACTGTGGTGGTCTGGACCATCATGCCAAAGAGTGTGGCCTCCCTCCTCAACCCAAGAAGTGCCACTACTGCCAGAGTGCCTCCCATATGGTGGCACACTGTCCTCACAAATCGCCCTCGGCCACTCAGGGAAGATGCAGCTTAGAGCCACCCAGCTCGAGCTCTATCCAAAGCCCAAGTCCTCAAAGAGCCTCGTACACATCTCAGGACAGCTCCACCCTTAGCAAAGCCTCCGGCTCTCCCAAGGAGCACACACCAAAAGCTGCCTCatcacaaagaaaaaagaggaaaaaatga